In Nostoc sp. CENA543, a single genomic region encodes these proteins:
- a CDS encoding ISL3 family transposase, with protein sequence MLTEILDLKDVEVISQRIHNGIGIILQTQSIKSHSVCPHCGTKSEKLHQNHRHIVKDLPLGEKPVFLEINRRQFKCSKCRKPFSEDLDFVSKKRTYTKRLAQKTIQEVLENDIHSVASKGIVTTEEIERMLKDASQEYGNSKPSGLKRLGIDEIALVKGKGHYCAVLIDLDTSKLLAILNGRTQEIIKEVMTGWGFEVLNQIEEVSIDLWQGYKKLVTELMPNAQVVADRFHVMMQINKELDIQRKREKRNVEELIKKTNLADKKAEYEMILAGLKNSKYPLLKNQDKLNEEQVQKLIQVKSVSPTLKLMHELKEKIRKIFNFTEDWYTGVFKLGMWLSRAKKYFPQSNNTMIRWFDEIIAYFDHGTTSGAVEGINNKLKLIKRSAYGFRNFENFRVRCLLNWT encoded by the coding sequence ATGCTTACAGAGATTTTGGATTTAAAAGATGTAGAAGTTATATCGCAACGCATCCATAATGGAATCGGCATTATTTTACAAACTCAATCAATTAAATCACATAGTGTTTGCCCTCATTGTGGGACAAAAAGCGAGAAATTACATCAAAACCATCGGCATATTGTTAAAGATTTACCGTTGGGAGAGAAACCAGTATTTTTAGAAATCAATAGACGACAATTCAAATGTTCTAAATGTAGAAAGCCTTTTAGCGAAGACCTAGACTTTGTAAGTAAAAAAAGAACCTATACAAAGCGGCTAGCGCAAAAAACAATACAAGAAGTGCTAGAAAACGATATCCACAGTGTGGCATCGAAGGGAATAGTCACAACAGAAGAAATAGAAAGAATGCTAAAAGATGCATCTCAAGAGTATGGTAATTCAAAACCTTCGGGCTTAAAAAGACTTGGAATTGATGAAATAGCTTTAGTAAAAGGAAAAGGTCATTACTGTGCTGTATTAATAGATTTAGACACATCTAAACTTCTGGCAATTCTGAATGGGCGAACACAAGAAATAATCAAGGAAGTAATGACAGGATGGGGGTTTGAGGTTTTAAATCAAATAGAAGAGGTCAGTATTGATTTGTGGCAAGGTTATAAAAAGTTAGTTACAGAATTAATGCCGAATGCTCAGGTGGTAGCAGATAGATTTCATGTGATGATGCAAATAAATAAAGAACTAGACATACAAAGGAAAAGAGAAAAGAGAAATGTAGAAGAGCTAATTAAGAAAACAAATTTAGCCGATAAAAAAGCTGAATATGAAATGATATTAGCGGGATTAAAAAACAGTAAATATCCCTTGCTTAAAAATCAAGATAAGTTAAATGAAGAGCAAGTTCAAAAACTGATACAAGTGAAAAGCGTATCTCCAACTTTGAAACTAATGCATGAGTTAAAAGAAAAAATTAGAAAAATTTTCAATTTCACAGAAGATTGGTATACGGGAGTATTTAAACTCGGTATGTGGCTATCGAGAGCCAAAAAATATTTTCCTCAGAGCAACAATACTATGATTCGTTGGTTTGATGAAATTATTGCTTACTTTGATCATGGGACAACAAGTGGTGCTGTTGAAGGTATCAACAATAAATTGAAGCTTATTAAACGCTCTGCTTATGGATTTAGAAATTTTGAAAACTTTAGAGTCAGATGTTTATTAAACTGGACTTAA
- the menH gene encoding 2-succinyl-6-hydroxy-2,4-cyclohexadiene-1-carboxylate synthase: MKLENYILNYELIKNYNQPLILFLHGFMGSIEEFDTVTKVLKDNFSYLLIDLPGHGKTQVLGGDEYYTIQKTATAIIELIEKLKINQCYLAGYSMGGRLALYLTLHFPQYFSRVILESASPGLATETERTERIKRDHQIARKLERCLSQPDFSLFLSNWYRQPIFGSLQHHPEFHYMLENRLQNNPLELAKSLKFMGNGSQPSLWEILPQNQVPLLLVVGEQDDKFVQINQDMVQLCPVAQLQIISNAAHNIHWENTSEFVRYLQYFLQH, from the coding sequence ATGAAACTAGAAAATTATATTCTTAATTATGAGTTAATTAAGAATTACAATCAGCCTTTAATTTTGTTTCTGCACGGTTTCATGGGAAGCATTGAGGAATTTGACACAGTCACAAAAGTATTAAAAGATAATTTTTCCTATTTATTAATAGATTTACCAGGACACGGCAAAACTCAAGTATTAGGTGGGGACGAATATTATACAATACAAAAAACTGCTACAGCAATTATTGAATTAATAGAAAAATTAAAGATTAATCAATGTTATTTAGCTGGCTATTCAATGGGTGGGAGATTAGCTTTATATTTAACTCTCCACTTTCCACAGTATTTTTCTAGAGTTATCTTAGAATCGGCTTCTCCAGGTTTAGCGACAGAAACAGAACGTACAGAAAGAATCAAACGTGATCACCAGATAGCGAGAAAACTAGAAAGGTGTCTATCTCAACCTGATTTTTCCCTGTTTTTATCGAATTGGTATCGTCAACCTATTTTTGGTTCTCTTCAGCATCACCCAGAATTTCACTATATGTTAGAGAATCGGCTGCAAAATAATCCTCTAGAATTAGCCAAGTCACTAAAATTTATGGGTAATGGCAGCCAACCATCATTATGGGAAATATTACCTCAAAATCAAGTGCCTTTGCTCCTGGTGGTGGGCGAACAGGATGACAAGTTTGTCCAGATTAATCAAGATATGGTTCAACTATGTCCAGTAGCGCAACTTCAAATAATTAGCAATGCTGCACATAATATTCATTGGGAAAATACTTCAGAGTTTGTGCGTTATCTTCAGTATTTTCTCCAACACTAA
- a CDS encoding dihydrofolate reductase family protein, with amino-acid sequence MRKIILFIASSLDGYIARSSGAVDWLFTDQDYGYTDFFTQIDTLVMGNKTYQQVLSFGDYPYADKEVFVFSQKQQGKTENNATFVNRDWEEFINKIRQSSGRNIWLVGGTQTIYFFLKHKFIDELILSIHPIILGSGIPLIVNDPSLECSLNLQDVNKFDSGLLQVTYTFKNKNAD; translated from the coding sequence ATGCGAAAAATTATTTTATTCATAGCCTCTAGCCTCGATGGCTACATCGCCAGATCATCAGGAGCAGTAGATTGGCTATTTACAGACCAAGATTATGGTTATACAGATTTTTTCACCCAAATTGATACATTGGTGATGGGTAATAAGACATATCAACAGGTTTTAAGTTTTGGTGATTATCCTTATGCAGATAAGGAAGTATTCGTATTTTCCCAAAAACAACAAGGTAAAACAGAGAATAATGCCACATTTGTTAATCGTGATTGGGAAGAGTTTATCAATAAAATACGTCAATCAAGTGGTAGAAATATTTGGTTAGTAGGCGGTACACAGACGATATACTTCTTTTTGAAACATAAATTTATTGATGAATTGATTCTTTCTATTCATCCAATTATTTTGGGAAGTGGAATACCACTAATTGTGAATGATCCTAGTCTTGAATGTAGTTTAAATCTGCAGGATGTCAATAAATTTGATTCGGGACTGCTACAAGTTACTTATACCTTTAAAAACAAAAATGCAGATTAA
- a CDS encoding metal-sensitive transcriptional regulator yields MNGSNRLTPESSPVSLPPEHPHSHDLEDEHIAHPHIHSEESLRRIVNRLSRIEGHIRGIKTMVQQNSPCPDVLLQIAAVRGALDKVARIVLDEHLTECIARAAKEGDIELEIKQLKAALDRFMP; encoded by the coding sequence ATGAATGGCTCAAACCGATTAACTCCTGAATCTTCTCCTGTATCCTTACCCCCAGAACACCCACACAGTCACGATTTAGAAGATGAACATATAGCTCATCCTCACATCCACAGTGAAGAATCTTTACGGCGAATTGTTAACCGATTATCTCGAATTGAAGGACATATTCGAGGTATTAAAACAATGGTGCAACAAAATAGTCCTTGTCCTGATGTTTTATTACAAATTGCAGCTGTGAGAGGCGCACTAGACAAAGTAGCTAGAATTGTTCTAGATGAACATCTCACTGAGTGTATCGCTAGAGCCGCAAAAGAAGGTGATATAGAACTAGAAATTAAACAACTTAAAGCGGCTTTAGATAGATTTATGCCTTAA
- a CDS encoding HhoA/HhoB/HtrA family serine endopeptidase, which translates to MRFTKLPRSIRQLGTHVLAIILGVALTFSSLRVLPSQAEPAPSAVNPENTPELIAQRQSPTVAAVGNSSFVTAAVNRVGPAVVRLDTERTITRRVDPFFDDPVFRRFFGDSLQGQMPQEQLRGLGSGFIIDKSGLILTNAHVVDKADRVTVRLKDGRTFDGKVQGIDEVTDLAVVKINAGSSLPVAPLGVSSNVQVGDWAIAVGNPLGFDNTVTLGIVSTLKRSSAQVGITDKRLDFIQTDAAINPGNSGGPLLNDKGEVIGINTAIRADAMGIGFAIPIDKAKAIADKLQRDGRVAHPYLGVQMVTLTPSLAKQNNTDPNSAFTIPEVSGVLVMRVIPNSPAAQAGIRRGDVIVQVDGQAITKAEQLQNVVENSRLGQVLQVKVQRGNQVQQLSIRTAELQNAS; encoded by the coding sequence ATGCGATTTACTAAACTCCCCCGGTCTATACGCCAACTCGGTACTCATGTATTAGCAATAATTCTAGGAGTTGCGCTGACATTCAGTTCTCTGCGTGTGCTACCTTCCCAAGCAGAACCCGCACCTAGTGCTGTGAATCCTGAGAATACACCAGAATTAATTGCTCAAAGACAATCACCAACAGTTGCTGCTGTAGGTAACAGTAGCTTTGTGACAGCCGCCGTGAATCGTGTTGGCCCAGCTGTAGTGAGGCTGGATACAGAACGCACAATTACCCGTCGTGTTGATCCGTTTTTTGATGATCCTGTGTTCCGCAGATTTTTCGGTGATAGTTTGCAAGGACAAATGCCGCAGGAACAATTACGCGGTTTAGGTTCTGGCTTCATTATTGATAAGAGTGGCTTAATTTTAACTAACGCCCATGTGGTGGATAAAGCCGATCGCGTGACGGTGAGATTAAAGGATGGTCGCACCTTTGATGGCAAAGTGCAAGGGATTGATGAAGTCACAGATTTAGCTGTGGTGAAAATCAACGCTGGTAGCAGTTTACCTGTTGCGCCTTTGGGTGTTTCTAGTAATGTACAGGTGGGAGACTGGGCGATCGCAGTTGGTAATCCTTTAGGTTTTGATAATACCGTCACCTTGGGTATTGTCAGCACCCTCAAGCGTTCTAGCGCGCAAGTAGGTATCACTGACAAGCGGTTAGACTTTATTCAAACTGATGCAGCCATTAACCCTGGTAACTCTGGTGGCCCTTTATTGAATGATAAAGGTGAAGTCATCGGGATTAATACAGCAATTCGTGCTGATGCTATGGGTATTGGTTTTGCTATTCCTATTGATAAGGCTAAAGCGATCGCAGATAAACTGCAACGAGATGGCAGAGTTGCTCACCCCTATCTAGGCGTGCAGATGGTAACTTTAACCCCATCCTTAGCGAAACAGAATAACACTGATCCTAACTCTGCCTTCACTATCCCAGAAGTTAGCGGTGTTTTGGTAATGCGAGTTATCCCCAATTCCCCTGCTGCTCAAGCAGGTATCCGTCGTGGCGATGTGATTGTGCAAGTTGATGGCCAAGCTATCACCAAAGCAGAACAGTTACAGAACGTTGTCGAAAATAGTCGCCTCGGTCAAGTTTTACAGGTGAAAGTACAACGAGGTAATCAGGTACAACAGCTATCTATACGTACAGCTGAGTTGCAAAATGCTTCTTAG
- a CDS encoding family 10 glycosylhydrolase, whose protein sequence is MPKHNKQPSGCGCSNIPISLIVLILGGGYWWLSQKSNLDFSKFLPKNPQANIPVLNSPTSAIANPSPQTSLPTSPSPSVTISSTPQKQLPITKTLPPTPWEKKAIRGIYLSRYQITNNADEQTIRQRVRYYHSQGINTIIHGVWGNGCTMYNSEVMQQTLGYKSCPNQFQEKWLDWLIDEAHKQGMQVHAYFEKGIKLDKNSPIYDLAVSRNWLVPGVDKTYAGIDHYVLDVQIPEVANLFTNISVEFVKKYPQIDAVQWDDYLGYHAELPGKVDRTANLTKFLQQMITAIKQANSKVKFDICHHNPYWAKRYFAADWQNWNVDRVFIQAYNEDNFSEELNYAKKYAGIAITDKQLSRLPELIDNDKIDSILVFSLAGKPEATAAQIQTLIQKNMKNPPKTSN, encoded by the coding sequence ATGCCCAAACACAATAAACAACCGAGTGGCTGTGGATGCTCAAATATACCAATATCTCTAATAGTCTTGATTTTAGGGGGTGGTTATTGGTGGTTGAGTCAAAAAAGCAATCTAGACTTTAGCAAATTTTTACCGAAAAATCCACAAGCAAATATTCCCGTTTTAAATTCTCCCACCTCTGCGATCGCTAATCCTTCTCCTCAGACAAGTTTACCCACAAGTCCTTCTCCATCAGTAACTATCAGTTCAACGCCTCAAAAGCAGCTGCCTATCACAAAAACATTACCTCCGACTCCTTGGGAGAAAAAAGCCATTAGAGGAATTTATTTAAGCCGCTACCAAATTACGAATAATGCTGATGAACAAACAATTCGTCAAAGAGTTCGTTACTATCACTCTCAAGGCATTAATACCATTATTCATGGTGTTTGGGGAAATGGTTGCACAATGTACAATAGCGAAGTTATGCAGCAGACATTAGGATATAAAAGTTGTCCTAATCAGTTTCAAGAAAAATGGTTAGATTGGTTGATTGATGAGGCACATAAACAGGGAATGCAGGTTCATGCCTATTTTGAAAAAGGAATTAAATTAGATAAAAATAGTCCCATTTATGATTTAGCAGTGTCTCGAAATTGGCTAGTTCCTGGGGTAGATAAAACTTACGCTGGGATAGACCATTACGTTTTAGATGTGCAGATTCCTGAAGTTGCCAACCTATTTACAAATATCTCTGTGGAATTTGTGAAAAAATATCCCCAAATTGATGCTGTGCAATGGGATGATTATCTGGGCTATCATGCAGAATTACCAGGAAAAGTTGATCGCACTGCGAATTTAACTAAATTTTTACAGCAAATGATCACTGCAATCAAACAAGCCAACTCCAAAGTAAAGTTTGATATTTGTCATCATAATCCGTACTGGGCTAAACGTTATTTTGCAGCTGACTGGCAAAACTGGAATGTAGATCGAGTATTTATTCAAGCTTATAATGAGGATAATTTTTCCGAAGAATTAAATTATGCCAAAAAATATGCGGGAATTGCCATTACTGATAAACAATTATCGCGTCTGCCAGAATTAATAGACAACGATAAAATTGACAGTATTTTAGTTTTTTCTTTAGCAGGAAAACCAGAAGCAACAGCTGCTCAAATCCAAACATTGATCCAAAAAAACATGAAAAATCCCCCCAAAACCTCGAATTAA
- a CDS encoding aldo/keto reductase produces the protein MLYRRFGRTELQMPVFSCGGMRYQYKWEDVNPSDVPADNQANLEATIRRAVELGINHIETARGYGSSEMQLGKILPKFPREQLIVQTKVSPTADANEFRQKFATSLNYLQLDYVDLLGLHGINNAEFLEHSLRPGGCLDVAKQLQAEGKVRFIGFSTHGATDFILEVINTNEFDYVNLHWYYINQWNWSAITAAKNHDMGVFIISPSNKGGLLYNPPPKLVDLCAPLSPMVFNDLFCLSHSQVHTLSLGAAKPQDFDEHLKTLELLDQASEILPPILARLEEEAIATLGEDWVKTWQTNLPTWQETPGEINIRMVLWLWNLATAYDLVEYGKMRYNLLGNGSHWFPGNKADKLAGLDLKQCLAQSPHADKIPQILAQAHNMLVGEEVKRLSQS, from the coding sequence ATGCTGTACAGACGATTCGGACGGACAGAATTACAGATGCCGGTATTCTCCTGCGGCGGAATGAGATATCAATATAAGTGGGAAGATGTAAACCCGTCAGATGTACCGGCAGATAATCAAGCTAATTTAGAAGCAACTATTCGCCGTGCAGTAGAGTTAGGAATTAATCATATTGAAACTGCGCGGGGATATGGTAGCTCGGAAATGCAGTTGGGAAAAATCTTACCCAAGTTTCCCCGTGAACAATTGATTGTGCAGACGAAAGTTTCGCCTACGGCTGACGCAAATGAGTTCCGCCAGAAATTTGCAACATCGCTGAACTATCTTCAGTTAGATTATGTAGACTTACTCGGATTACATGGAATTAACAACGCCGAATTTTTAGAACATAGCCTGCGTCCGGGTGGCTGTTTAGATGTGGCAAAACAGTTACAAGCCGAAGGTAAAGTCAGATTTATTGGCTTTTCCACTCATGGGGCAACAGATTTTATTTTAGAAGTAATTAACACCAACGAATTTGATTATGTAAATTTGCATTGGTATTACATTAATCAATGGAATTGGTCTGCAATTACAGCAGCAAAAAATCATGATATGGGTGTGTTTATTATTAGTCCTTCTAATAAGGGAGGGCTATTATATAATCCACCACCAAAACTAGTAGATTTGTGCGCGCCTTTGAGTCCGATGGTGTTTAATGATTTATTTTGTTTAAGTCATTCACAGGTGCATACTTTGAGCTTGGGTGCAGCCAAACCCCAAGATTTTGATGAACACCTGAAAACCTTAGAATTATTAGACCAAGCTTCGGAGATTTTACCGCCAATTTTAGCTCGTCTAGAAGAAGAAGCGATCGCAACTCTCGGCGAAGATTGGGTAAAAACTTGGCAAACCAACCTCCCCACATGGCAAGAAACCCCTGGAGAAATCAATATTAGGATGGTTTTATGGCTGTGGAATCTAGCCACAGCCTACGACTTAGTAGAATATGGCAAAATGCGCTACAACCTGTTAGGTAATGGTAGTCATTGGTTTCCCGGCAACAAAGCCGATAAATTAGCGGGACTAGACTTAAAACAATGCCTTGCTCAAAGTCCTCACGCCGACAAAATCCCGCAAATTTTAGCTCAAGCCCATAATATGTTAGTCGGTGAAGAAGTTAAACGGTTGTCTCAGAGTTAA
- a CDS encoding XisI protein — MDSSQLDYYRQVIETVLSEYAAIPYSYAPIEAELVFDRTRDRYLWMDVGWDGERRVHGCLVHIDLIDGKIWIQRDGTEEGIAADLERAGIPKDHIVLGFRPPELRQYTGYAVA; from the coding sequence ATGGATAGTTCCCAATTAGACTATTATCGTCAGGTGATTGAAACGGTGTTGAGTGAATATGCAGCAATACCATATTCCTATGCTCCCATAGAAGCGGAATTGGTATTTGACCGCACACGCGATCGCTATTTATGGATGGATGTCGGCTGGGATGGCGAACGCCGTGTACATGGCTGTTTAGTGCATATTGATCTAATTGACGGTAAAATTTGGATTCAAAGAGATGGAACAGAAGAGGGAATCGCAGCAGATTTAGAACGTGCTGGAATTCCCAAGGATCATATTGTGCTGGGTTTTCGTCCCCCAGAGTTACGTCAATACACAGGTTATGCGGTAGCCTGA
- a CDS encoding element excision factor XisH family protein produces the protein MGNWEWGMGNELTEVEPERELYLAVTNSVVEDLFAEPVGKLLLKNRRLKLIAFDPKQEVIQQWIVPN, from the coding sequence ATGGGTAATTGGGAATGGGGAATGGGGAATGAATTGACAGAGGTAGAGCCAGAAAGGGAGTTATATTTAGCGGTTACTAATAGTGTAGTTGAAGATTTATTTGCAGAACCCGTAGGTAAGCTATTACTCAAAAATCGTCGTTTGAAATTAATTGCATTTGACCCCAAACAGGAGGTTATTCAGCAATGGATAGTTCCCAATTAG
- a CDS encoding hemolysin family protein — MSLEILIILVLIIANGVFSMSEMAIVSARKVRLQQLANQGDAKARVALKLAESPNHFLSTVQVGISLIGILTGAFGGATIAESLGKYVKRVPFLAAYSQPISFGIVVLIITYLSLIIGELVPKRLALSNPERIASTVAIPMRALAALASPAVHLLSASTEMVLRLLGITASEEPLVTEEEIKILIEQGTEAGTFEEAEQDMVERVFRLGDRPVNSFMTPRPDIVWLDLDDSAEENREKITDNAYSRYPICQGGLDNVLGIIPVTDILARSFRGEPLDLTVGLRQPVFVPESTRGLKVLELFKQTATHMALVVDEYGVIQGLLTLNDIMSEIVGDVPASPEEDEPQAVQREDGSWLLDGMLAVEEFFELFDLEELEFEERGSYQTLGGFVITHLGRIPNAADHFEWEGMRIEVMDMDGNRVDKVLVVPRLNHKEGNG; from the coding sequence ATGTCATTGGAAATTTTAATCATTCTCGTACTAATTATTGCTAATGGTGTGTTCTCGATGTCTGAGATGGCCATTGTCTCAGCGCGCAAAGTCAGGCTACAACAGCTGGCTAATCAAGGTGATGCGAAAGCCAGAGTCGCTCTGAAACTGGCAGAATCTCCAAATCACTTCCTGTCTACTGTTCAAGTCGGTATTTCCCTGATTGGTATCCTCACTGGTGCTTTTGGGGGAGCAACTATTGCTGAAAGTCTAGGAAAGTATGTGAAACGCGTACCTTTTTTAGCTGCTTATAGTCAACCTATATCTTTTGGAATTGTAGTTTTAATTATTACGTATTTATCTTTAATTATCGGTGAACTAGTGCCGAAACGTCTGGCGTTAAGCAATCCAGAACGCATTGCTTCGACAGTGGCGATTCCTATGCGTGCTTTAGCAGCGTTGGCTTCTCCGGCTGTACATTTGTTGAGTGCTTCTACAGAAATGGTACTGAGGCTTTTGGGGATCACGGCTTCGGAAGAACCTCTAGTGACGGAAGAAGAAATTAAAATCCTCATAGAACAGGGAACGGAAGCGGGAACTTTTGAGGAAGCGGAACAGGATATGGTGGAACGGGTTTTTCGTTTAGGCGATCGCCCCGTTAATTCCTTTATGACTCCCCGTCCTGATATAGTTTGGTTAGATTTGGATGATTCTGCGGAAGAAAATCGCGAGAAAATCACTGATAATGCTTACTCCCGTTATCCCATTTGTCAGGGAGGTTTAGATAATGTGTTGGGGATTATTCCTGTAACTGATATCCTGGCTAGGAGTTTTCGCGGTGAACCTTTAGATTTAACTGTAGGTTTACGTCAGCCTGTCTTTGTCCCTGAAAGTACCCGTGGTTTAAAGGTTTTAGAGTTATTTAAACAAACTGCGACTCATATGGCCTTAGTTGTGGATGAATACGGGGTAATTCAAGGTTTATTAACTCTCAATGACATTATGAGTGAAATCGTTGGTGATGTTCCTGCCAGTCCCGAAGAAGATGAACCACAGGCTGTACAGAGGGAAGATGGTTCTTGGTTACTAGATGGAATGTTAGCGGTAGAAGAATTTTTTGAATTGTTTGATTTGGAGGAGTTGGAATTTGAGGAAAGGGGTAGTTATCAAACCTTGGGAGGTTTTGTGATTACCCATCTAGGACGCATTCCCAACGCCGCCGACCATTTTGAGTGGGAGGGAATGCGAATCGAGGTGATGGATATGGATGGTAATCGGGTGGATAAGGTTTTGGTCGTACCTCGGTTAAATCACAAGGAGGGGAATGGGTAA